One window from the genome of Dermacentor silvarum isolate Dsil-2018 chromosome 5, BIME_Dsil_1.4, whole genome shotgun sequence encodes:
- the LOC119452912 gene encoding ankyrin repeat and SOCS box protein 14 — MKVELGSAADIHFAVTSHNIEAIVRHVSSGGDVNAKLQGATPLGAALCRKAWDTAQILLSLGADVNQFSRDSVGREEPPLCIVCRLGNVDIAKMLLRNPSIRVCRRDMFGKTPLWLATKHGRRDLVYLLLVHNSSVRGATCFADCPIWLCARYGARHTIADMLLAAGAPHGCRDGAGKDDVAWAMERGDVKLLTVFRLAGFGAGKVSPPSLQWLARRAYWIGQEGRREPKGRDLEGMPRRIRDYVMLKDIYTQSSQR; from the exons ATGAAGGTGGAGCTGGGCAGTGCCGCGGACATTCACTTTGCCGTGACCAGCCACAACATCGAAGCCATCGTCAGGCACGTTTCTTCGGGAGGCGACGTCAACGCCAAGCTCCAGGGAGCGACGCCTCTGGGAGCAGCGCTCTGCAG GAAAGCATGGGACACTGCGCAGATTCTGCTGTCGCTTGGAGCTGATGTGAACCAGTTCAGCCGAGACAGTGTTGGCCGTGAGGAACCACCGCTGTGCATTGTCTGCCGCCTGGGAAATGTCGACATAGCAAAGATGCTCCTTCGAAACCCTA GCATCCGTGTGTGCCGCAGGGACATGTTCGGCAAAACGCCTCTCTGGCTTGCTACCAAGCACGGACGGCGCGACCTCGTGTACCTTCTCCTCGTCCACAACTCCAGTGTGCGTGGCGCCACGTGCTTCGCCGACTGCCCCATATGGCTGTGCGCCCGCTACGGCGCGCGacacaccatcgccgacatgcttcTTGCTGCCGGAGCACCCCACGGCTGCCGCGACGGAGCAGGGAAGGACGACGTGGCCTGGGCGATGGAGCGCGGGGATGTAAAGCTGCTGACCGTGTTTCGGCTCGCTGGTTTCGGTGCCGGTAAAGTGTCGCCACCGAGCCTGCAGTGGCTGGCTAGGCGGGCCTACTGGATAGGCCAGGAGGGTAGGAGGGAACCGAAGGGGCGGGACCTTGAGGGAATGCCCAGAAGAATCAGGGATTATGTGATGCTCAAGGACATCTACACGCAAAGCAGTCAGCGCTGA